A section of the Phacochoerus africanus isolate WHEZ1 chromosome 4, ROS_Pafr_v1, whole genome shotgun sequence genome encodes:
- the LOC125124572 gene encoding olfactory receptor 2AJ1-like → MTDLENHTITEFILLGLLQYTPTHMCLFALIIIIFLFTLTGNSLLILVILIDPNLHTPMYFFLWQLSLIDILFTLAIVPKIMTDYLLHKTVISVSGCGTQIFLGLALGGTECILLGLMSYDRYVAICKPLHYPLLMNWSLFKQMAFSSWASGVFNALMHTVYTMRFSFCGLREIHHFYCELPSVLHLSCEDTSTYETGVFISTTILLLIPFSVILASYTLILVTIIQMTSTEGRKKAFSTCSSHLTVVSLYYSAIIFMYMRPISSHTFSQDKVVSVFYTILTPILNPMIYSLRNKDVMGALGKILWKCTLYSKM, encoded by the coding sequence ATGACAGATTTGGAGAACCACACAATCACTGAATTTATTCTTCTGGGTTTGCTGCAATACACCCCAACTCACATGTGTCTCTTTGCACTTATCatcataatatttctttttacacTCACCGGAAACAGCCTCTTAATTTTGGTGATCCTGATAGATCCCAATCTTCACACtccaatgtattttttcctttggcagCTATCTCTCATTGACATTCTCTTTACTCTTGCCATTGTACCCAAGATAATGACAGACTACCTTCTGCATAAAACAGTCATCTCTGTTTCTGGCTGTGGCACCCAAATCTTCCTGGGGCTGGCTCTGGGAGGAACTGAGTGCATCCTTTTAGGTCTCATGTCCTATGACCGATATGTTGCCATCTGCAAGCCTCTACATTATCCACTTCTCATGAACTGGTCCCTATTTAAGCAGATGGCTTTTAGCTCATGGGCCAGTGGTGTTTTCAATGCCTTGATGCACACTGTCTACACCATGAGATTCTCCTTTTGTGGATTGAGGGAAATACATCATTTCTACTGTGAACTTCCCAGTGTCTTGCATCTCTCCTGTGAGGACACCTCGACCTATGAGACGGGAGTTTTCATTAGCACTACCATTTTGCTTCTTATTCCATTCTCAGTCATCCTTGCTTCTTACACACTCATCCTGGTCACCATCATCCAAATGACTTCTactgaggggaggaagaaagcatTTTCTACTTGCTCATCTCATCTTACAGTTGTCAGCTTATATTATAGTGccattattttcatgtatatgaGGCCAATCTCTTCTCATACTTTCAGTCAAGACAAAGTAGTATCTGTCTTCTATACCATTCTGACACCTATACTAAATCCTATGATTTATAGTCTTAGAAATAAGGATGTGATGGGAGCCTTGGGAAAAATCCTATGGAAGTGTACATTGTATTCTAAAATGTGA
- the LOC125124204 gene encoding olfactory receptor 2T8-like, translated as MENWNLTSDFILLGLFNHTGPHLFLFVMVLTTAFTSLVGNALMLLLILLDPQLHRPMYFLLSQLSLMDMMLVSTVVPKMAADFLTTRNSISPAGCGLQIFFFLTLEGGECFLLAAMSYDRYVAICHPLRYPVLMTWPLCLRMILGSWFLGAADGLMQAAATLTFSYCNSHEVDHFFCEAPSLVRLACADTSLFEYAMYVCCVLMLLVPISLILISYSLILSTVLQMHSKNARKKAFATCSSHLSVVGLFFGAAIFTYMRPKSYRSANHDKIVSAFYTIFTPVLNPLIYSLRNSEVKGALRKCIDQCAALNHD; from the coding sequence ATGGAAAACTGGAATCTCACTTCAGATTTCATTCTCCTAGGACTCTTTAACCACACAGGACCACATCTATTTCTCTTTGTGATGGTTCTGACAACTGCCTTCACCTCCTTAGTGGGCAATGCCCTCATGCTTCTCCTGATTCTCCTGGACCCCCAGCTTCACAGGCCCATGTACTTCCTACTGAGCCAACTCTCCCTCATGGACATGATGCTGGTTTCCACAGTTGTGCCCAAAATGGCTGCTGACTTCTTGACAACCAGAAATTCCATCTCCCCTGCTGGCTGTGGGTTGCAgatctttttcttcctcactttGGAAGGGGGCGAGTGCTTCCTTTTAGCAGCCATGTCTTATGACCGCTATGTCGCTATTTGCCATCCACTGAGATACCCAGTCCTCATGACTTGGCCATTATGCCTGAGAATGATTTTGGGGTCTTGGTTCCTGGGTGCAGCTGATGGACTCATGCAGGCTGCTGCTACCCTGACCTTCTCATACTGCAATTCACATGAGGTTGATCATTTCTTTTGTGAGGCTCCCTCTCTGGTACGTTTGGCTTGTGCTGACACATCCCTCTTTGAGTATGCCATGTATGTCTGCTGTGTGTTAATGCTCTTGGTCCCCATTTCCCTCATCCTGATTTCTTACAGTCTTATCCTTTCTACTGTTCTCCAGATGCATTCTAAAAATGCCCGCAAGAAGGCTTTTGCCACCTGCTCCTCTCATCTATCTGTCGTAGGGCTCTTTTTTGGAGCTGCCATATTTACCTACATGAGACCCAAATCCTACAGATCAGCAAACCATGATAAGATTGTGTCAGCATTCTATACGATTTTCACCCCAGTGCTGAACCCCCTCatctacagtctgaggaacaGTGAGGTCAAGGGAGCTCTGAGAAAATGTATTGATCAGTGTGCTGCTTTAAATCATGATTAA